Genomic segment of Myxococcaceae bacterium JPH2:
GTATCCGCCCGGCGTACAGGCAGCGCCTCACGGGCATCGGACTCTTCCAGCCACAGCAGCTCGGGGCCGGAGATCGCCTGAGCGACCGCGCTGCCCATTCCGATGTCCACGCGCCGCACGTCGCCACACAATGAGGCGCCGGGCTCGAAGAGCTGCCCCGGCTTGAGGTAGCCGAACGTCACCGTCACGTCCGCCTCGACACACGGAGAGAATGCCTCACCCGTGTCGCTGCGAAGCCCCGAGGGCACGTCGGCCGCCACGACCTTCGCGCCCGACTGACGCCACCGCGCCAGCACGGCGATGGCTTCGGCGAAGGCACCTCCGGGTGCACGACTGAGACCCGTGCCGAACAGCGCATCCACGGCCACGTCGCCCGTGCGCAGCGCGGGCATCGCGTCCAGCGCGCCCGGCTCCACACCGAAGCCTCGGAGCGCCTCCAGGTTGCGACGCGCCTCGGGCGTGAGCTTCGCGGTGTCGCCCACCAGCGCGACGAAGACATGCGCCCCACCCGCCTGGAGAAAGCGAGCCGCGACCAACCCATCTCCACCGTTGTTGCCCGGGCCGCCCACCACCACCACCCGCCCCGAGGGCGCGAGCAGGCCGCGCGATACCTCCGCGAGTCCCCTGCCCGCGTTCTCCATCAGGAGCCCCGAGGGCATGCCGTGGTGCTGCTCGGCGGCCTGTTCGGCCTGGCGCATCTGCTCGGCGGTGAGGACACGCAGCATGGGTCAGCCCCTCTTCGTCTGAAGCACCACCGTGGCGGCGGCCACGCCAGCGTCATGGGTGAGCGCGAGGAAGGCCTCCAACCCTCGGGCCTCCATCACCTCGCGAGCCACGCCAGCGAGCGCGAAGCGGGGCGGCCCGTCCTCGCGCACGACCTCCATGTCACGCCAGCGAATCCCCTTGGGCGCGCCCAGGGCCTTGACGAGCGCCTCCTTGGCCGCGAACCGCGCCGCGTAGGCGCTGGCGGCATCGTGGCGCTCCGAGCAGGTGGCCCGCTCGCCGTCCGTGAACACGCGCGTGAGGAACGCGTCCGCCCGGGGCCCGGTGATGATGCGCTGGATGCGCTCGATGGAGCAGATGTCCAGGCCCAGGCCGATGATGGACATGGCGTTACCCCGCGTCGCGCATCAGCTCGAGCATCTCGCGCACCGCACGCTCGAAGCCCACGAGCACGGCGCGCGCGACGATGCCATGGCCGATGTTCAGCTCGTCGATCTCCTGGATGCGAGCGATGGGCTGCACGTTGTCGTAGTTGAGGCCGTGCCCCGCCGCCACGCCCATGCCGAGCTTCGCCGCCGCCTTGGCCGCGTCCACGATGCGCGCCAGCTCCCGCGCCCGCTCGCGCTCGTTGCGCGCCTCGCAGTAGCGCCCGGTGTGCAGCTCGATGCGGTCCGCGTTCACCTTGTGCGATGCGCGCACCTGGTCCAGGTCCGGATCGATGAACAGCGAGACCGAAATCTCCCCGTCCTTGAGGTTCTTGATGATCTTCGCGATCTGCTCGCGCTGGCCCGCCACCTCCAGGCCGCCCTCGGTGGTGAGTTCCTCGCGGCGCTCGGGCACCAGCGTCACCACGTCCGGCTTGTACTCGTAGGCGATCTTCACCATCTCCGCGGTGGCCGCCATCTCCAGGTTGAGCAGCGTCTGCACCGTGTCGCGCAGGATGCGCAGGTCTCGGTCCTGGATATGGCGCCGATCCTCGCGCAGGTGGATGGTGATCTGCCGCGCGCCAGCCAGCTCGGCCAGCGCGGCCGCCGTCACCGGATCCGGATAAGGGGTGCGACGCGCCTGACGCAGCGTCGCCACATGATCCACGTTGACACCCAGTCGCTGTCCCATCGACCGCTCCTCGCTTTGCGGGCGGCCTCGGGATTCTCAGCGGGCCCGGGCCGTGCCGGCCCTTCTATTGAGGGCCGGCGTCCGGAAGTCAACCCAGCAGAAGCCCCTACCGGCTGAGGGCCTTGGCCAGCGCGTCGCCAATCTCCTTGGCGAAGGCTTCATTGCGCGCCGCGTCCTCGCCCTCGATGAGCACGCGGGCCTTGGGCTCGGTGCCGGAGAAGCGCACCAGCACGCGGCCGGACTTGCCCAGCCGCTGCTCCACGCTCTTGATGACCTTCATCACCTCGGGCAGCTCACCCAGCTCGCGCTTCTGCTTCACCACCACGTTGAGCAGCGTCTGGGGCACCGGCTCGAAGATGGAGGCCAGCTCGCTCAAGGGCTTGCCCTGGCGGCACATCACCGCCAGGAGCTGCAGCGCCGCGAGGGTGCCGTCGCCCGTGGTGGTGTGGTCCAGGAAGATGAGGTGGCCGCTCTGCTCGCCGCCCAGGTTGTAGCCGTTGCGGCGCATCTCCTCGACGACGTTGCGGTCACCCACGCGGGTGCGCGCGACCTTCACGCCCCACTGGGACACCGCGCGCTCCAGGCCGATGTTGCTCATCACCGTGGCCACGAGCGTCTTCTTCTTCAGCTCCTTGCGCGCCACCAGCTCGCCGGTGCAGATGGCCATGATGGCGTCGCCATCCACGACCTTGCCCTTCTCATCCACGACGATGAGGCGGTCCGCGTCGCCGTCCAGCGCGATGCCCAGGTGGGCGCCGTGCTTCACCACCGTGCGCGCCAGGTTCTCCGGATAGAGCGCGCCGCACTTGTGGTTGATGTTCTTGCCGTCCGGCTGCACGCCGATGGCGATCACCTTGGCGCCCAGCTCCTCGAGCACCAGGGGCGCCGTGCGGTACGCCGCGCCGTTCGCGCAGTCCACCACGATGGTCAGCCCCTCCAGCGTCAGCTCGCGAGGGAACGTGGCCTTCAGGTAGACGATGTAGCGCCCGCGCGCGTCCTCCATGCGGAACGCCCGGCCAATCTTGGTGGCGGTGGGGCGAATGGAGTCGATGGCGCCGCTCGACAGCAGCTCCTCGATCTTCGCCTCCGTCTCGTCCGGCAGCTTGAAGCCATCGCGCCAGAAGAACTTGATGCCGTTGTCCTGGTACGGATTGTGGGACGCGGAAATCACCGCGCCCGCGTCCGCGCGCATGGACGTGGTGAGGTTGGAGATGCCCGGCGTGGGCAGCGGCCCCACCAGCTCCACATCCACGCCCATGGAGATGATGCCCGCGGCCAGGGCCTGCTCCAGCATGTAGCCCGAGAGCCGCGTGTCCTTGCCCACGAGCACGCGGTGCCGGTGCGGACCATTGCGGATGAGATACGCGAGCGCGCGACCGAGCTGCATCGCGACCTCGGCGGTCATCGGGTAGACGTTCGCCGTGCCGCGCACACCGTCGGTGCCGAACAACCGTTCCGCGGTGCGCCCCTCCTTCGGGGGCATGTTCATCCTGTACGCCATGTGTGCCGATCCACCTTTCCAACGCCGGGCCAGCTCCGGGCTCGCGGCGACGGGGCTTATATCCCGTCCCCCACGTGGGCTCGAAGCTAGGAACCCCGCGCTCCCCGGGCAACCGCCCGACCATGCAAGCACGGCATCCATACCTGAAGCCCGGAAGAATCGCCCGTGCCTGTGCGAGACACCCGCCATGTCCAGGAGGCCACAGCCGGCTCAGCGCGAGTACAGGTCCCCGCCGTCCGCGGCCCCGCGCAGGGCATCCGCCACCGCGAGCGCATCCCGAGCCTCCGCCACGTCGTGCACCCGCACGAAGTCCGCGCCGCCCAAGGCGGCCAGGGCAGCCACGGAGCCGAGCGTCGCGGCCAGTCGCTCGGAGGGCGGCTTGTCTCCCGTCAGCGTCCCCAGGAAGCGCTTGCGGCTGGTGCCCACGAGCAGGGGCAATCCCAGCACGCGCAGCTCGCCCATGCGCCGCAGCAACAGCAGGTTGTGCCCCGCTGTCTTGCCAAAGCCAATGCCGGGATCCACCAGGATGCGCTCACGAGGCACCCCCGCGGCCTGGGCCTGAGCCACGCCCGCCTCCAGGTACGCGAGCACCTCGTCCACCACGTCGTCGTAGCGAGGCGCCTGCTGCATCGTGGCGGGTGCCCCCTGCGTGTGCATGAGGCAACACGCAGCCCCGGACTCGGCCACCACCGCCGGCAGCGCGGGGTCTGAGTGAAAGCCCGTCACGTCATTGACGAGCGAGGCCCCCACGCGAAGGGCCGCGCGAGCCACCTCCGCCTTGGTGGTGTCCACCGACAGCGGCACCTGCGTGCGCGCGCGAAGCCCCTCCAGCACCGGCAGCACCCGCGCCAGCTCCTCCTCCACGGACACCGGCCGAGAGCCGGGCCGCGTGGACTCTCCGCCCACGTCGAGCACGTCCGCACCGGCCTCCGCCAGCGCCAGCCCCCGCGCGATGGCCGCCTCCACGCCGAAGTAGCGCCCACCATCCGAGAAGCTGTCGGGCGTCACGTTCACCACGCCCATCACAAACGTGCGCGAGCCCAGCTCGAACGTGCGCCCGCCCAGGACGAGCGGAGGGAGCGGAGCCCCCATCTCGAGCACCCGCGCCAGCGCCGTCACCAACTCCGACAGCGAGCCATCCGCGCGAGCCTCCGCCACGAGCCGCCCGAACCGCGCGCGGCTCCCCGACAGCAAGCCCGTCCCGGGTCGGGAATGCGGCGCACCCGGCAGCCACGAAGGAATCGCCTCGCGCCCAGCCTCCCGAGGAGCCGCCGCGAGCGCTTGAAGGAAGTGCTCCTCTCGGGACGTCAGCCCCGTGAGCAGCACCTGCGCATGAGGCAACGTCGCGCGCGACGACTCACGCGAGGACTCGGGCAGCCCCATGCGACGGAGGGCCAGCTCCAGGTCTTCCGGACGGTCGAGGCAGATGGGGCGGGCACGAATCATGGCGGCGGAACTCCTGTGAGAAACCCGAGGGCGACAAAGCAGAAGGCCCCTCCCGAGACTCGGGAAGGGCCTTCGTTCATTCAGCGGCTCCGAGCGGCTTACGCCTTGCCCGGCTCCATCTTCGGGAGCCCCTCGAGCGCGTCGAGGATCTTCCGCTTGTCCTTCTTCTCCGTCGCCTTGGGCGGCGCGTTGATGCGGGGCGGCGGACGCTCACGGGTGAGCTGGCCACCCTGGAGGAGGATGTTCACGTCCTCGGCATCCAGCGTCTCGTACTCGACCAGCGCCTCGGAGACGCGCTTGAGCGCCTCCATGTGCTCCGTCAGCGCCTGGCGACCGCGGTTGTAGCAGTCCATGACGATCTCACGGACCTCGGCGTCGATCTGCCGCGCGGTGTCCTCGGAGTAGTCCTTGGACGAGTTGAAGTCGCGGCCCAGGAACACCTCGCCGTCGCTCTTGCCGAACGACAAGGGCCCCAGCTTCGAGCTCATGCCCCAGCGGCACACCATGGCGCGCGCCGTCTCGGTCGCCCGCTCGATGTCGTTGGAGGCGCCGCTGCTCATCTCGTCGAACATCAGCTCCTCGGCGATGCGGCCGCCCATCATCATGGCGATGCGGTCGAGGATCTGCTTCTTGTACCCGTTGAGGCGGTCCTCGGTGGGCAGGCTCCACGTGACGCCCAGGGCCTGACCGCGCGGGATGATGGTGACCTTGTGGAGCGGGTCGCAGCCGGGGAGGAGCTTGGCCAGCAGCGCATGGCCCGCCTCGTGGACGGCCGTGTTCCGCTTCTCCTTCTCGGTCATGATCATGGACTTGCGCTCCGGGCCCATGAACACCTTGTCCTTGGCGGCCTCGAAGTCGCTCAGGTCCACGCGCTCCTTGTTCTGACGCGCGGCCATCAGCGCCGACTCGTTGACCAGGTTCTCCAGGTCCGCGCCCGTCATGCCGGGCGTTCCACGAGCGATGACCTCCAGCTCCACATCCGGCGCCAGCGGCACGCGGCGGGTGTGCACCTTCAGCACGCCCAGGCGGCCCTTCAGGTCGGGACGGGGAACCACGATGCGCCGGTCGAAGCGGCCCGGGCGCTGGAGCGCCGGATCCAACACGTCGGGACGGTTGGTGGCCGCGATGAGGATGACGCCGTCGTTGGACTCGAAGCCGTCCATCTCCACGAGGAGCTGGTTGAGCGTCTGCTCGCGCTCGTCGTGTCCACCGCCGAGGCCCGCGCCACGGTGACGGCCCACGGCGTCGATCTCGTCGATGAAGATGATGCAGGGGGCGTTCTTCTTGCCCTGCTCGAACAGGTCGCGAACGCGGCTGGCGCCAACGCCCACGAACATCTCCACGAAGTCCGAGCCAGAGATGGAGAAGAACGGCACACCGGCCTCACCGGCCACCGCGCGCGCCAGCAGCGTCTTGCCCGTACCCGGCGAGCCCATCATCAGGACGCCCTTGGGGATGCGGCCGCCCAGCTTGGTGAACTTCTTGGGGTCCTTGAGGAACGCGACGATCTCCTCCAGCTCCTCCTTGCACTCGTCGGCGCCGGCCACGTCCGCGAACGTCACCTTGTTGTGACTCTCGCTCAGCAGCTTCGCCTTCGACTTGCCGAAGGTCATCGCCTTCCCGCTGCCGCCCTGGAGCTGGCGCATGAAGAAGATGAAGAAGAGGAACAGGAAGACGACGGGCATCCACTGCCCGAGGATGGTGAGCCAGAGGCTGTTCTGCTCCTCGCGCTCATACTTCACGTCCACGTTGCTGGCGCGAAGCTGGTTGAGCACGGCCACGTCCGGCGCGGGGCCCGTCGTCCGGAACTTCTCGTTCGTGTCCACGAACGTGCCGGAGTAGGTGTTGCCCTTGATCGAAACGCCCCGGACCTTCTTCTCCTCCACCTTCGTGAGGAGCTGCGTGAAGGTGGGCTCCTGGACCTGGTCGCTGCCCTGGGAGAAGAAGTTGTAGAAGGCGACGAAGAGGACGATCAGGATGACCCAGAGCCCGATGGTCTTGTAGGTCGAACGCACGTGTCAGCTGCCCTTTCGGTACTCGGCGGGATGAGGGCCGCGCTGGGCAAAAAACCCAGCCTGTTTCATGAGTTGCCCGGCGCCTGTCAGACGACCCAACCAGCGACGGACCGTATCAGCAACAGCAAAAAGCCCTCAACTATTTAGGGGGTCACGGCCATCCCCTGAAGCGACGGTTCCACTCTATAACGTTGGCGTCTCGTGATTGCTCGCGGCCGCGAGAGACGCCCAGATGTACTGTCCGGAAGCAGCCGCAGCAGGCACTGCTGTCAGGACGCCCGGAATCCACATAACCGTTCCCGCGGCGTCCGCCACCACCGGCTGCGCATGACGCGCTTCCTCCGGCACCCGGAGATCCACCAACACATCCTGCAGCTTGCGTTGTCCCGCCCCCGTGCGAATCCGATCGCCCGGCCGGCGGGTCCGCACGGTGAGGGGCCAGCGCGTGCCCGGCCCCAGCGCCAGCCCCGCCATGCCCGCCGGAGGCGGCGTGGGCTCGATGGCGAAGTGCCACCCCGTCTCGCCGAGCGAGCCCCGGGCCCCGGGCCCCGCGAGCAACAGGGGTGCGGGCGCCATCCCGGGTGGGCGCGCACACCGCACGCGACCTCCCGCGGCCTTCAGCCGCAGCCCGCTGCTGAGCGCCGTGGACCCACCCCGCGCCACCGCCTCGTCCGCGCGCAGCAGCGTCGCGTGGTCCACCAGGGCCCCGGCCTCGGTCACCAACCGCGCGAGCACCCGGCGGCGCAGCGGCGGCTCGAGCGCCCTGACGGCCACCGCATCGAGCGCGCCCGGAGCCACCCGCACGCGATCCCAGGCCGCGTCCGCGAGCGCGGCGAGGAGCGCGTCGTCCTCCGCGGCCACGCGCGCGAACGTCGCCAGGTGCCGC
This window contains:
- a CDS encoding phosphoglucosamine mutase, giving the protein MAYRMNMPPKEGRTAERLFGTDGVRGTANVYPMTAEVAMQLGRALAYLIRNGPHRHRVLVGKDTRLSGYMLEQALAAGIISMGVDVELVGPLPTPGISNLTTSMRADAGAVISASHNPYQDNGIKFFWRDGFKLPDETEAKIEELLSSGAIDSIRPTATKIGRAFRMEDARGRYIVYLKATFPRELTLEGLTIVVDCANGAAYRTAPLVLEELGAKVIAIGVQPDGKNINHKCGALYPENLARTVVKHGAHLGIALDGDADRLIVVDEKGKVVDGDAIMAICTGELVARKELKKKTLVATVMSNIGLERAVSQWGVKVARTRVGDRNVVEEMRRNGYNLGGEQSGHLIFLDHTTTGDGTLAALQLLAVMCRQGKPLSELASIFEPVPQTLLNVVVKQKRELGELPEVMKVIKSVEQRLGKSGRVLVRFSGTEPKARVLIEGEDAARNEAFAKEIGDALAKALSR
- the tilS gene encoding tRNA lysidine(34) synthetase TilS codes for the protein MPLTRPAIRLLVNTLSRAYRRHGLERRGVLLAVSGGADSTALLVGSARVSEALGMKLEVATLDHGLRRESTSEGEAVARLAYGLGLRCHRRALHLEPGAGVEARARAARYEALEALRRERGLDAVATGHTADDQAETLLMRLARGSALRGARGIHAAGGALVRPLLERTREDVLAFLREADVAYFTDPMNADATLFRTRIRQGALPALSAAAGFSVTRHLATFARVAAEDDALLAALADAAWDRVRVAPGALDAVAVRALEPPLRRRVLARLVTEAGALVDHATLLRADEAVARGGSTALSSGLRLKAAGGRVRCARPPGMAPAPLLLAGPGARGSLGETGWHFAIEPTPPPAGMAGLALGPGTRWPLTVRTRRPGDRIRTGAGQRKLQDVLVDLRVPEEARHAQPVVADAAGTVMWIPGVLTAVPAAAASGQYIWASLAAASNHETPTL
- a CDS encoding pyridoxine 5'-phosphate synthase, producing the protein MGQRLGVNVDHVATLRQARRTPYPDPVTAAALAELAGARQITIHLREDRRHIQDRDLRILRDTVQTLLNLEMAATAEMVKIAYEYKPDVVTLVPERREELTTEGGLEVAGQREQIAKIIKNLKDGEISVSLFIDPDLDQVRASHKVNADRIELHTGRYCEARNERERARELARIVDAAKAAAKLGMGVAAGHGLNYDNVQPIARIQEIDELNIGHGIVARAVLVGFERAVREMLELMRDAG
- the acpS gene encoding holo-ACP synthase gives rise to the protein MSIIGLGLDICSIERIQRIITGPRADAFLTRVFTDGERATCSERHDAASAYAARFAAKEALVKALGAPKGIRWRDMEVVREDGPPRFALAGVAREVMEARGLEAFLALTHDAGVAAATVVLQTKRG
- the folP gene encoding dihydropteroate synthase; translated protein: MIRARPICLDRPEDLELALRRMGLPESSRESSRATLPHAQVLLTGLTSREEHFLQALAAAPREAGREAIPSWLPGAPHSRPGTGLLSGSRARFGRLVAEARADGSLSELVTALARVLEMGAPLPPLVLGGRTFELGSRTFVMGVVNVTPDSFSDGGRYFGVEAAIARGLALAEAGADVLDVGGESTRPGSRPVSVEEELARVLPVLEGLRARTQVPLSVDTTKAEVARAALRVGASLVNDVTGFHSDPALPAVVAESGAACCLMHTQGAPATMQQAPRYDDVVDEVLAYLEAGVAQAQAAGVPRERILVDPGIGFGKTAGHNLLLLRRMGELRVLGLPLLVGTSRKRFLGTLTGDKPPSERLAATLGSVAALAALGGADFVRVHDVAEARDALAVADALRGAADGGDLYSR
- the ftsH gene encoding ATP-dependent zinc metalloprotease FtsH, whose amino-acid sequence is MRSTYKTIGLWVILIVLFVAFYNFFSQGSDQVQEPTFTQLLTKVEEKKVRGVSIKGNTYSGTFVDTNEKFRTTGPAPDVAVLNQLRASNVDVKYEREEQNSLWLTILGQWMPVVFLFLFFIFFMRQLQGGSGKAMTFGKSKAKLLSESHNKVTFADVAGADECKEELEEIVAFLKDPKKFTKLGGRIPKGVLMMGSPGTGKTLLARAVAGEAGVPFFSISGSDFVEMFVGVGASRVRDLFEQGKKNAPCIIFIDEIDAVGRHRGAGLGGGHDEREQTLNQLLVEMDGFESNDGVILIAATNRPDVLDPALQRPGRFDRRIVVPRPDLKGRLGVLKVHTRRVPLAPDVELEVIARGTPGMTGADLENLVNESALMAARQNKERVDLSDFEAAKDKVFMGPERKSMIMTEKEKRNTAVHEAGHALLAKLLPGCDPLHKVTIIPRGQALGVTWSLPTEDRLNGYKKQILDRIAMMMGGRIAEELMFDEMSSGASNDIERATETARAMVCRWGMSSKLGPLSFGKSDGEVFLGRDFNSSKDYSEDTARQIDAEVREIVMDCYNRGRQALTEHMEALKRVSEALVEYETLDAEDVNILLQGGQLTRERPPPRINAPPKATEKKDKRKILDALEGLPKMEPGKA